The sequence CGTACGGGCAGACCGGCGGCAGGTCGAGCACGGCGGCGAGGATGGATCGCATCGGGTAGTACGGCGTACGCAGGCCGCTCGGGTCGGGAGCAGCCAGGAAGATGCGGGCGCCGGCTGCGGCCGCGTCGGCGCACGCGTCGCGCAGCAGCCGCGACGTCCCCGACCCCGGCGGTCCGGCCACGACCAGCGAACCTCCCGGCGCGCCGGAGCCGTCGTCGCCGCGCAAGCATGCGGTCAGCCGGTGCAACTCGTCGTCGCGTCCGATCAGCGGCAGCGGGAACACGCCGAGCGACTGCGCCTCCGCCGTAGGCTCGGCCTGGGCGAACTCCCGCGTCGCCGTCGATTCGTCCTCGACACCGAGCGGAGGCTGATGCCACTCGGTGTCGGCGGCCGCCATCGTGTCGCTATCGAGGAGCGTGCGCACGTGCGCGGCCGCGAACTCCAGCGTCTGCCGGCGCGGCGCCCCCCGCCCGTGGCCGCATTGCGGGCAAAACCGGAACGACGCCGCGACCATGACGCCACAGCCGCGGCACATGACCTGTTCGGCCTGCTCGCGGGAAGTAAGGGCGTCGTTGATCGCCGCGCGGAACTCCTCCGCCGAGCGGAACCGGTCCGCCGGCCGCTTCGACAGCGCCTTGAGTGCCGCGGCCTCCAACTCGGGGTTGATCGGCCAACGGTCGCCGACGACCGCGCGCGGCGGCACCGGCTGCTCGCGCAGGTGTCGGGTGAGGATTTCGAGGGACGTGGCGTTGGCGTCGGCGAACGGCGTGCGGCCGACCAGCAGCTCGTACAGCAACACCCCGGCGGAGTAGAGATCGCTGGCGACCGTGGGCTCGGCACCGGCGATCACCTCGGGCGCCATGTACTCGGGCGTGCCGCACACGCTGCTGTCGTCGTGGTCGCGCCGGCTACCCGCCAGGCGGGCGATGCCGAAGTCGACGACTTTTGCGAGATCCCAGCCGCCGCGGCGGTGTTCGACGACGACGTTGTCGGTCTTCAGGTCCGCGTGGATGACTCCGGCGGCGTGCGCCTCCTCGAGGCCCGACAAGATCTGGCCCACCAGATCGGCGATGCGCCCCGTGTCCAGCGGATGGCAGCGCTCGAGCATCGCCGCCAGCGTTTCGCCGCGGAGATACTCCATCACGATGTACAGCAGGCCGTCGGTCGTCTGGCCGAAGTCGAGCACGGCGACGGTGTTCGGGTGGTTCAGGCGCGACGCCGCGAGCGCCTCGTCGTGGAAGCGGCGGACGAGACGCTCGTCGCTGGCCAGCTCCGGGCGCAGAATCTTCACCGCGACGGTGCGGCCCAGCGAGATCTGGTTCGCCTGGTAGACCGTGCCCGACGCCCCCTGCCCGACGCACTCGTGGAGCTCGAACTTGTCACCGATTACGCGCCCGATGAGCGGGTCCGCGCCGTCCGATGTCGTGTGTTCCACTGCGTCACTCGCCGTATACCGTGCCCGTGTCGGGATGCCCCCGACTGGAGTGGCAGTATGACCCAAGCGGCGGCGTTCGGGTAGGCCCAAGTGACCGAGGGGGGCTCGTGTCGGCCGGCGCGGTGACGCGGGTCGAAGTCGGCCGCGGACGGCCGGTACCACCGACGCGATGTGGGCGCACCTCGCGCCCCGCGCGGCGCGGCCGCCGGCGCCCCGCAACCCGGGCTGTGCCCCAGGCGGCGCGGCGACGCGCTCCGGCATCGGACGCGCGGCGGACCCGGGCGGCGACCCGCCGCCGGCCGTCCTCGCCGCGGCCCGACCCGGGGCCGGCAGCTGCGACCGCGCCCGGAGGCCGTCGCTCGGGCCCGCGTGCGCCCCGGCCGCCGCGGGCCGCCGGCGCGGTCAGCAGCGCTCGAGGACCGTCGCGATGCCCTGGCCGACGCCGATGCACATCGCAGCCAGCCCGTACCGCGCGCCGCGCCGGACCAGCTCGTGCGCGAGCGTCACGACCAGTCGCGCGCCCGACGCGCCGAGCGGATGGCCCAGCGCGATCGCGCCGCCGTTGACGTTGACGCGCTCGGGATCGAGTTCGAGCTGTTCCACGCACGGGATCGCCTGCGCGGCGAACGCCTCGTTGATCTCGGCGACGTCGATGTCGGCGACGGCGAGCCCGGCGCGCGCGAGCGCCGTGCGCGACGCCGGCACCGGGCCGAGTCCCATGGTGTTCGGGTCGACGCCGGCGACGCCCCACGCGACGTAGCGCGCCTTCGGCGTCAACGACAGCTCGCGGACGGCGCGCTCGCTCGCGACCAGCATCGCGACCGCGCCGTCGTTGAGACCCGACGCGTTGCCGGCGGTGACCGTGCCGCCGGCGCGGAACGCGGGCGGCAGGCGCGCGAGCTTGTCGAGCGTCACGTCGGGGCGCGGGTGCTCGTCGGCGCGGCACACGATGGGCTCGCCCGTCTTGCGGTCGCGCCCGGTTTCGATCGGAACGATCTCGTCGGCGAACCGGCCCGCGTCCGCCGCCGCCTTCGCGCGCTGCTGCGAGCGCAGCGCGAACGCGTCCTGCGCTTCGCGGGTCACGCCGCATCGCTCGGCGACGCACTCGGCGGTCTCGCCCATCTGCAGGGTGCCGTACCGCTCGGCCATCTTCGGGTTGACGAACCGCCACCCGAGGGTCGTGTCGTACGCGGTCACGTTGCCGCGCGCGAACGCCGACTCGGCCTTCGGCAGCACCCACGGCGCGCGCGACATCTGCTCGACGCCGCCGGCGATGACGAGGTCCGCCTCGCCGAGCAGCACGAGCCGCGCCGCGTCGGCAAACGCCTGCATGCCGGAGCCGCACAGCCGGTTGACCGTCACGCCGGGGACCTCGACCGGCAACCCGGCGAGCAGCGCCGCCATCCGCGCGACGTTGCGGTTGTCCTCGCCCGCCTGGTTCGCGCAGCCGAAGATGACGTCGTCGATCCGGTCGGTCGGGATGCCGGTGCGGGCGACCAGCGCGGCGATGACGTGCGCAGCCAGGTCGTCGGCGCGCACGCGCGCAAGCGCCCCGCCGTGGCGGCCGAAGGGGGTGCGAAGTCCATCGATGAGGTAGGCGGCGGTCGGCATGGCGGGAAAATAGCCGAAAAATTCGCGCCGCCGGCGCGCCGGCGCGATCCTCGGCCCATGCGGATCGACGCGGAACTTCGTACCGACGCGCAGACCGCCGGCTGGTTCGTCGCGCGCCAGCCCGCGGTGGTGCGGTTTCTCGAGCGGCGCTGTGGCCCGACCGATGCGTTCGCCGTCGCGCTCGATGCCGCGGTGCGCATCTGCGCCGCGTTCGAACGCGCCGCCGGCGTGCCCCCGCCGCCGGTGCCGTTTCGGCTGCTCGACCGCGCCGACGACGCCCTGGCGATCGAGGCGCTCGGCCCCGGGGCCGCCCGCGGGTTGGCCGCACGCCACCCGGAGCTGTGCGCGTGGATCGCGCGATGGGTCGCCGACCCGCCGCTGCCGCTGACCGCGGCCGAGGCCGGCCGGGTCGGCGCGTGCCTCACCGCGGTCGTCTACGCGCTGGACGAGATCACCACCGGCCGGCCCGTTCCGTAGGCGCGCGCGATCGAACGTTTGTTCGACCGTGCACGGCGGCGGCGACCGCTGCGCTATGCTGGCTGACCGGTGGGTGCAGTCGGTCATGCAGCGCGGCGTCGCGCCCGCGCGCTCGTCGCCGGGGCGGCCGCCGTGACGGCCGTCGCGAGCGCGGCGGCCGTCGCCGCGCCGTCGCGCCCCGCGCCGCCGGTGGCCGCCTGCGGGATCGAGGACCCGCGCGTCGCGCAGGCCGCGCCGCCGGTGCCCCGCCGGCGCGGCGAGACGCCGGGGTTGGCGGCGAGCGCGCCGCCGCTGGTGCGCCGGATCGCGCCCGCGCGCCGCGCGGTGGGCCGGGGCGCGCACGGCGGCGCCCTCGCCGGCAAGACGGTCTACGTGTCGGCGGGCCATGGCTTCACCTGGAACGCGACGGTGGGAGCGTGGAGGACCCAGCGCGGCAACACGCACGATCTGGTCGAAGACCTCGTGTCGGCCGAGACGGTCGACCAGTTCCTCATCCCCTACCTGGTCAACATGGGGGCCTACGTCGTGCCGGTGCGCGAGGCGGACCTCAACCCGAACCGCGACATCGTGGATGATGCAACCGACGACGGGCGGTTCGTCGCCGAGGGTAGCCCGGCGCCCGCCGACGACGGCGTCGGTTTCGGCGTGGTCGCGGAGCCGATCGCCGGCGATGTCAACCCGTTCGAGTCGGGCCGGGCGGTGGCGCTGCCGACGACCGCCCAGGAGACGGCGCGGGTCACCTGGGTGTTGGACGTGCCGGAACGGGGCGAGTACAACGTCTACGTCGCGTACGTGCAGCGTCCCGACCGGGCTTCCGACGCTCACTACATCGTGCGTCATGCGGGCGGCGAGACGCACTTTCGCGTCGACCAGCGCCGCCACGGGTCGA is a genomic window of Deltaproteobacteria bacterium containing:
- a CDS encoding acetyl-CoA C-acyltransferase, producing MPTAAYLIDGLRTPFGRHGGALARVRADDLAAHVIAALVARTGIPTDRIDDVIFGCANQAGEDNRNVARMAALLAGLPVEVPGVTVNRLCGSGMQAFADAARLVLLGEADLVIAGGVEQMSRAPWVLPKAESAFARGNVTAYDTTLGWRFVNPKMAERYGTLQMGETAECVAERCGVTREAQDAFALRSQQRAKAAADAGRFADEIVPIETGRDRKTGEPIVCRADEHPRPDVTLDKLARLPPAFRAGGTVTAGNASGLNDGAVAMLVASERAVRELSLTPKARYVAWGVAGVDPNTMGLGPVPASRTALARAGLAVADIDVAEINEAFAAQAIPCVEQLELDPERVNVNGGAIALGHPLGASGARLVVTLAHELVRRGARYGLAAMCIGVGQGIATVLERC
- a CDS encoding serine/threonine protein kinase; the protein is MEHTTSDGADPLIGRVIGDKFELHECVGQGASGTVYQANQISLGRTVAVKILRPELASDERLVRRFHDEALAASRLNHPNTVAVLDFGQTTDGLLYIVMEYLRGETLAAMLERCHPLDTGRIADLVGQILSGLEEAHAAGVIHADLKTDNVVVEHRRGGWDLAKVVDFGIARLAGSRRDHDDSSVCGTPEYMAPEVIAGAEPTVASDLYSAGVLLYELLVGRTPFADANATSLEILTRHLREQPVPPRAVVGDRWPINPELEAAALKALSKRPADRFRSAEEFRAAINDALTSREQAEQVMCRGCGVMVAASFRFCPQCGHGRGAPRRQTLEFAAAHVRTLLDSDTMAAADTEWHQPPLGVEDESTATREFAQAEPTAEAQSLGVFPLPLIGRDDELHRLTACLRGDDGSGAPGGSLVVAGPPGSGTSRLLRDACADAAAAGARIFLAAPDPSGLRTPYYPMRSILAAVLDLPPVCPY